In Flammeovirgaceae bacterium 311, one DNA window encodes the following:
- a CDS encoding oxidoreductase domain-containing protein (COG0673 Predicted dehydrogenases and related proteins): MGLGAAVISTDALARLGENRYGYKIQPNPLHKPMAKPVTAITLGAGNRGTVYGNFAAAFPDQLKIVGVAEPIPYRNNKYAEKHNILKANRFDTWERVFDRPKFADAIVISTPDQMHYAPCIKALTMGYDILLEKPIAPTEQECRDILALAKKTGRIVAVCHVLRYAPYFVKMKELVAQGAIGEIISVQHFEPIEHTHMAHSYVRGNWHNSKETTPIILAKSCHDLDIIKWVINKPSRQIVAMGDLKWFKLENAPPGSTERCTDGCRVERECPYSAIKEYHDRRHRTKVLDLPEDKSKHSAVIMERLRTTNYGRCVYRMDNDQPDHYITSIMFADGVTANFSMEAFTSYHGRRTRVMGSMGDMVGDMKELVITDFRTRESVKFIPQAEDVEGYKNSGHGGGDWLLVRDFVQAVAQQDPAILTSTIDESIESHVMGFMAEDSRKNKKIMDIRM; this comes from the coding sequence TTGGGCCTGGGTGCCGCCGTTATCAGCACCGATGCGCTTGCCAGGTTAGGAGAGAACCGCTACGGATATAAAATACAGCCTAATCCGCTGCACAAGCCCATGGCAAAGCCTGTTACCGCCATTACACTGGGTGCCGGAAATAGAGGTACGGTGTATGGAAATTTTGCAGCGGCTTTTCCGGATCAGCTCAAGATTGTGGGGGTGGCAGAGCCTATTCCGTACCGCAATAATAAATATGCCGAGAAGCATAACATACTGAAGGCCAATCGCTTCGATACCTGGGAGCGGGTGTTTGACCGGCCAAAGTTTGCAGATGCCATTGTGATATCCACCCCGGATCAGATGCACTACGCGCCCTGCATAAAGGCCCTCACCATGGGCTACGATATTCTGCTCGAAAAACCCATTGCACCCACTGAGCAGGAGTGCCGCGATATCCTGGCCCTGGCGAAAAAAACAGGCAGGATCGTGGCTGTATGCCATGTGCTTCGCTATGCGCCTTATTTTGTTAAGATGAAAGAGCTGGTGGCACAGGGAGCCATCGGAGAGATCATCAGCGTACAGCATTTTGAGCCCATTGAGCACACTCATATGGCCCACTCCTATGTGCGGGGCAACTGGCACAACTCCAAGGAAACAACGCCCATTATCCTGGCAAAGTCCTGCCACGACCTGGATATTATCAAATGGGTAATCAACAAACCCAGCCGGCAAATAGTGGCCATGGGCGACCTGAAGTGGTTCAAGCTGGAGAATGCACCTCCGGGAAGCACAGAGCGCTGTACGGATGGTTGCCGGGTGGAGCGGGAGTGCCCGTATTCTGCCATAAAAGAGTACCACGACCGGCGGCACCGAACCAAGGTGCTGGACCTGCCCGAGGATAAATCAAAGCACAGCGCAGTGATCATGGAACGATTACGGACCACCAACTATGGCCGCTGTGTGTACCGCATGGATAATGATCAGCCCGACCACTACATTACCAGCATTATGTTTGCCGATGGGGTTACAGCGAATTTTTCCATGGAAGCCTTTACCTCTTATCATGGCCGACGTACCCGCGTAATGGGGTCCATGGGCGATATGGTGGGTGATATGAAGGAGCTGGTGATCACCGACTTCCGTACCCGCGAATCTGTTAAATTTATTCCGCAGGCCGAAGATGTGGAAGGTTATAAAAACAGCGGCCATGGAGGTGGCGACTGGCTGTTGGTGCGTGATTTTGTACAGGCGGTGGCGCAGCAGGATCCGGCAATCCTCACCTCCACCATCGATGAATCCATAGAAAGCCACGTAATGGGCTTCATGGCGGAGGATAGCCGCAAGAATAAAAAGATTATGGATATCAGGATGTAG
- a CDS encoding alpha-N-acetylglucosaminidase, which translates to MDFRLRTKHCTRMKFAEFIKFKSIGTALLMLSLLLLFYCTEQPAGTADAAATPTSAPADDEGSKAVDALIRRVVPEHADNFVVEFIPEEGEKDVYEIESREGKIILRGNNGVSVASALNHYLKYYTNSSITWNGSNLNIPNPMPEVPEKVRKTSPYKYRYYLNYCTFNYTMSWWDWERWQWEIDWMALNGINMPLAVTGQNSIHRRVYKSMGLTDKDLETFFSGPAYFSWFWMGNLDGWGGPLPISWMESHEALQKQILERERGLGMTPILPAFTGHVPPAFKDKFPNASLKKTNWDGMFPDVYLLDPDDPMFVEIGKKFIEEEIRTYGTDHFYTSDTFNENEPPSSDSTFLSNVGQKVYQSMAAADPEATWIMQGWLFHFSRDFWQPGQTRAMLGAVPDDKMIILDLWSEKNPMWQKTNAYYGKPWIWNMLHNFGGNVNMYGLMDRVATAPAQALHHPDRGKMVGIGLTPEAIEHNPVMYDLMMENAWREEPIELDTWLKQYAHRRYGKKHEQAEKAWQILRHTVYADSVTNGGPESIVAGRPTFSRNTGGVTTKFTYEPLELVTAWDHLMAASADLQNSEGYQFDLVDLTRQVMANYATNIQQQFARDYEHKDLRAFRKHSAEFITLIDDMDRLVATQEDLLLGRWLNAAKSWATNEAEKQLYEKNARNLITLWGDKNSKLSEYANRQWSGLLTGYYKKRWQQYFEYVESQLERGQEIDQKAFDKKIKEWEWEWVNSNETYPDQPQGEAVEVASEMYRKYHELIKSRYRLQ; encoded by the coding sequence ATGGATTTCAGGCTCCGTACAAAACACTGCACCAGAATGAAATTTGCTGAATTCATAAAATTTAAAAGTATCGGTACAGCTTTGCTGATGCTCTCACTATTGCTGCTGTTTTACTGTACAGAACAGCCAGCCGGTACAGCAGATGCTGCAGCTACGCCTACATCTGCTCCTGCAGATGATGAGGGTTCGAAAGCGGTTGATGCCCTGATCAGGCGGGTAGTGCCTGAACATGCAGATAATTTTGTGGTAGAATTTATTCCGGAAGAAGGGGAGAAGGATGTCTATGAAATTGAGAGCCGGGAGGGGAAAATTATTTTAAGGGGCAATAATGGTGTATCCGTGGCCAGTGCCTTAAACCATTACCTTAAATACTACACCAACAGCAGCATTACCTGGAACGGCAGTAACCTGAACATACCCAATCCAATGCCGGAAGTGCCGGAGAAAGTCAGGAAAACCAGCCCTTACAAATACCGCTACTACCTGAATTACTGCACCTTTAACTACACCATGAGCTGGTGGGACTGGGAGCGCTGGCAGTGGGAGATTGACTGGATGGCACTGAATGGGATCAACATGCCGCTGGCGGTAACCGGGCAGAACAGCATTCACCGGCGCGTGTACAAAAGCATGGGGCTCACAGACAAAGACCTTGAAACCTTTTTCAGCGGCCCTGCCTACTTCAGCTGGTTCTGGATGGGTAACCTCGACGGCTGGGGCGGCCCCTTACCCATTAGCTGGATGGAAAGCCACGAGGCGCTGCAGAAGCAAATACTGGAACGGGAAAGAGGCCTGGGCATGACGCCCATTTTGCCTGCTTTTACAGGCCATGTGCCCCCTGCCTTCAAAGATAAATTCCCGAATGCCAGCCTGAAGAAAACCAATTGGGACGGTATGTTTCCTGATGTTTACCTGCTGGATCCTGATGATCCCATGTTTGTAGAGATCGGGAAAAAATTCATTGAAGAAGAGATCAGGACCTATGGCACCGACCATTTCTACACCTCGGATACTTTCAATGAAAACGAGCCGCCTTCCAGTGATTCTACCTTCCTCAGTAATGTTGGGCAAAAGGTATATCAGTCCATGGCAGCTGCCGACCCGGAAGCTACCTGGATCATGCAGGGCTGGCTGTTTCACTTTTCAAGAGATTTCTGGCAACCTGGCCAGACCAGGGCCATGCTGGGTGCAGTTCCCGATGATAAAATGATCATACTGGACCTGTGGAGCGAAAAAAATCCCATGTGGCAAAAGACCAATGCCTATTATGGCAAGCCCTGGATCTGGAACATGCTCCACAATTTCGGGGGCAATGTAAACATGTATGGGTTGATGGACCGGGTGGCCACTGCACCTGCACAGGCGCTGCATCATCCCGATAGAGGAAAGATGGTAGGGATAGGCCTTACGCCGGAGGCAATAGAGCATAACCCGGTGATGTATGACCTGATGATGGAAAACGCCTGGAGAGAAGAGCCTATTGAGCTGGATACGTGGCTAAAGCAGTATGCACATCGCCGCTATGGCAAAAAGCATGAGCAGGCAGAAAAAGCATGGCAGATACTGCGCCACACCGTGTACGCAGACAGCGTAACCAACGGTGGCCCGGAATCTATTGTAGCCGGACGCCCTACCTTTAGCAGAAATACCGGAGGTGTTACCACTAAGTTCACCTATGAACCCCTGGAGCTGGTAACAGCCTGGGACCACCTGATGGCGGCCTCTGCAGATCTTCAGAACAGTGAAGGCTACCAGTTTGACCTGGTTGACCTGACCCGGCAGGTAATGGCCAACTATGCCACCAACATTCAGCAGCAGTTTGCCCGGGACTATGAACATAAAGATCTGAGGGCTTTCAGGAAACATAGTGCTGAATTTATTACCCTGATAGATGATATGGACCGGCTGGTGGCTACACAGGAAGATTTGTTACTGGGCAGGTGGCTTAATGCAGCTAAAAGCTGGGCTACAAACGAAGCGGAAAAGCAGCTGTATGAAAAAAATGCCCGCAACCTCATCACCCTCTGGGGAGATAAGAACAGTAAGTTAAGCGAGTATGCCAACCGGCAATGGTCGGGCCTGCTAACCGGCTATTACAAAAAGCGCTGGCAGCAATATTTTGAGTATGTGGAGAGCCAGCTGGAGAGGGGGCAGGAAATAGATCAGAAAGCATTTGATAAAAAAATAAAAGAGTGGGAGTGGGAGTGGGTAAATAGCAATGAAACATATCCCGATCAGCCTCAGGGCGAAGCTGTTGAAGTGGCTAGTGAAATGTACCGCAAATACCACGAGCTGATCAAAAGCAGGTACCGGCTTCAATAA